The genomic segment TTACAGAAGTCTTAGCTAATTGCATTAAAGAAAATGCCGCTTCCATCATACGCGCTCCACCTGATTTCGAAATCATTACAAAAGGCATTTTGTGTTGGATTGCGTGTTCAATTCCTCTAACTATTTTTTCACCTACAACTCCTCCCATTGATCCTCCAATAAAAGCAAAATCCATACAGCAAACCACTATGTCTTTTCCTTTGGATTTCCCAACAGCAGTTCGAACTGCATCGTTCAATTTTGTTTTTGCCGTGACATCTTTAAGACGGTCTGAATATTTTTTGGTATCCACAAAATTAAGTGAATCCTTAGAAGTCATATTTTTATCTAATTCAACAAACTCATTATTGTCGAATAAAATTTCGAAATAAGTTTCACTTCCAATTCGAACGTGAAAATCATCTTCAGGGCTCACATACAAGTTGCGTGCTAATTCCTCTGCGTCAATAATTTTTCCCGTTGGAGATTTGTACCAAAGACCTTTTGGAACATCCATTTTGTCTTCAGTAGGAGTAGTAATTCCTTTTTCCTGTCTTTTAAACCAAGCCATAGTTGTACTAAATAAAGAACCATTGACAATTAAATAAATCGTCAATGGTTAATTGTTAATTATAGAGTATTTACATTGTTCAAGTCAGCAAATGCTTGCTCTA from the Flavobacterium ammonificans genome contains:
- the accD gene encoding acetyl-CoA carboxylase, carboxyltransferase subunit beta, with product MAWFKRQEKGITTPTEDKMDVPKGLWYKSPTGKIIDAEELARNLYVSPEDDFHVRIGSETYFEILFDNNEFVELDKNMTSKDSLNFVDTKKYSDRLKDVTAKTKLNDAVRTAVGKSKGKDIVVCCMDFAFIGGSMGGVVGEKIVRGIEHAIQHKMPFVMISKSGGARMMEAAFSLMQLAKTSVKLVQLADAKLPYISLCTDPTTGGTTASYAMLGDINISEPGALIGFAGPRVVRDTTGKDLPEGFQTAEFLLEHGFLDFITPRKELKDKINLYIDLIQNNDIR